The following is a genomic window from Phycisphaeraceae bacterium.
TACATGTACACCCCGGGATTCAACCACCCCAACAAGTCATCGGAAATGATGTACATGGATGGGCACGTGGGTGTGGTCAGATACTGCACTCCTGGCCAGCCGAACTACGTCGATATTTGGATTTTTGGTGACTACAACAACATGTGATGTGGAGCGTGCTCGTCCGCCGACACGGCATTACGCGACGCTCATTGCCTTTAGCAATTCCCGTGTCACCGCAGCTGGATCGATGGCGCCACAGACTATCGACGACACCGCGATACCCTGCCCTCCCGCGCGGAGCAACTCTCCGACGCGCTCGACGGTGATCCCGCCGATTGCCAGATGCGGCAGTTTTCCCCACGCGGCATACTCTCGCAGATAGTCCGGACCGACGATGTGTTCCTTGTGTTTGGTGATCGTTGTGAACATTGGGCCGACACCGCAGTAATCCGCGCCATCGCTCAGTGCCTGCCGGGCCTGAGAAAGGTTAGACGTGCTGACTCCGATGAGAAGTCGCCGACCGACGAGTCGTCGCGCTTCGGCACAGGGCAGGTCCGTTTGCCCCAGATGGACCCCGTCGGCTTCACCCAGCAGCGCAATATCCGGTCGGTCGTTGACGATGACCGCGACGCCGCGCGGCCGCGCCATCGTGACGAGTTTTTTCGTACGGGTAAGCAGTTCGCTCCCTTCAAGGGATTTCTCGCGCAGTTGCAGGCAATCCGCGCCGCCAGTGATCGCGCCTTCTGCGACCGCCAGCCAATCATGACCCTTGCATAGATCCTCTGTGATCAGAACGCAGAGCTTCCATTGCTTTCGTATGCCGCTGCCCATCGCAAGATTAAGCCGTTGCTCAAGGTCATAACCTCGGTAGCGGATCGACTCGATCCGTATCGCGAAGTCACCTGCCGTCGTCCCCAGTGTCTTGCCATACTCTTCGAGTGCTCGCAGTGCTTCACTGAGTCGTTTACCAGCAGCGAGTGCCACATCGGCCGCTGATTCACGGGATACCTCGCGCGAGGTTTTGATCGTGGTTCCGACATCACCGGGGGTATCACGATTGGCTTCAAGAGCTGGGACCAGTTCCAGTGCTGCGGCAAGATCATGCCTCAGCGTTTTTAGACCATCGACCAGCGCCGCATCATCGAGCAGGAAACGCGCCGCTTCCTCCATGACCCGCAAGGCTTCACGTGCCCGATTACTGTTGGCATCGAGGATGCGAAGGATATTGGGCATGGTTTGAGTCACACCTTCTCTCAGATCAAAACCGGCGATGAACGCTCGTTCCACAGTCGAGGATGAATGATGTCACGGTTAATCGCCATCTCCTGGGGTGGAAGCGGTTTTAGGGCCAGCGTAAATCATCCAGAGATTTCTGGCATACACCAGCGAGCCTGCCGACTGGCCGAGGATGCCGACGATATCGCGCCGCCAGCAGAAATAGGTCAGCAGCATCACGCCGCCGATGAGGCTTCCCCACCAGAACCCAACGGGTACCACAGATTTCCCCTTTTTTTCACTGGCGAGCCATTGGAGGATCATGCGCGACATGAAGACGAGCTGACCGATTAGGCCGAAGGTCACCCAGAAAATACCCAGCCACGAGGTGATGTTGAACAGACGGAAAAGAAAGTTTTTTCGTGCGTTTTTCTGTTGAGAGTAGATCAAATCGAAAAACTGATTCGGCGTCAGCTTGCGCAGCCCCTTATCCGTTTCGATCACGATGATGTAATCGTTATCCGCGCGCTCAATCCTGATCGTCTGGTTGCGTCCCTCGTAGGGAAAAGAGAGGGTGGCCGCTTCGGGATCAACAGCAGAGGGTTCCGTGGCGGCAAGGGTCGTTGCCGCAGGCGCAGTCGCCGTGTCAGTGGTCACGTTCTGCGCAAGTGCGATACCCACGAGTGCAAGTGAAATCAGCAGTACGGTCATCTGCGAGGCACGCCGGACTGTCGGCAGGGAACAGGCGCGGAGAAGATTTGTCTCCCTCTTTCTATGCAGCCGCGCTATCCGTTCAAACCACAGCATTGATCCGAATCTCCAGAACTTTACGTGCTCTTTCCGGGCGATTGGGTCGTAGCGACCTCGCAAACGGGATTACGGTAACGCTTGAGCATCCATCGCATGACGAAACAGTCGTACAGCCCGACCAACGCGCGATCCCAGATGCCATATTTCGCCACGCCGGAAACTCGCGGCCGATGATTCACCGGCATCTCGATGACGCGCGCGCCGACCATGCTCGCATACACCGGCATGAAGCGATGCATTCCCTTGAACATGAGCGGGAACTGCCTGGCGATGTCAGCCCGGACGACGCGCGTCGTGCAGCCGGTGTCACGGATATGGTCATTGAGCATGAGCCTGCGGGTGGTTCGACCGACCCAACTGGTGATCTTGCGGATGATCGTGTCTTGTCGATTGGCGCGCAATCCCTGGGCCATGTCAGCCTCTCCGCTGCGCACCTTGGCGAGCATCGCAGGCAGGTCGGCTGGGTCGTTCTGGAGATCGGCATCGAGTGTGGCGACGTATTTTCCCCGCGAGGCTTGAATACCGGCATACATTGCCGCGGACTGCCCCATCGCTTTATCGCGGTGTAGCACACGGACCCATGATCGGCTTGCCGCCTGTTCCACGAGCCGCGCCATGGTCGCATCCTTTGATCCATCATCCACGATCACCAGTTCCGCGGCGATACCCGCATCAATAATGACCTGCTGAATCTCGGCAATCAGCGGCACGACGTTGCCCTCCTCATTGTGAGCAGGGACGACGATCGAAAGCTCAGGCGCAGGGACGAGGTTCGGCTCGGTCATTGGCGATGATGATAGGCAAAACGGTCTTGGTAAGACTTGTCGATCGAGACGCAGAGGACCAGACTCAAGGCTGGGCAGTGAATTAAAGATTCCATCTCAGGGGGTTACGGATTCCGAATCATACGGTCTGGTGCTAGGTGCCTGGACTCGATACAGCAGCAGCCCTGCCGTCGGATACCCCTGCACGATATGGACGGAATTAAGCGTCAGCGGAGCTGTCGATGGTCCTAATAGATAGAACGACTCACCTGCCACGCGGAGTTTTTCTACTCGATCGATGGTCAGTGAAGGCAGATAGCGGCCTGCGTAAAGGATAAAGGACGCATAAGCGCGTGAACTCTCAACCGGCTCCTGTGCGTCGGTGGATGGCACCCACCAATAGACCGGCGCGCTGCCAAGGCGTTCGTGTAATTCTCTGGCCTCTTCTCGAACGGGACTGTTGCGAGCTGCGCCGCGCGAGAAGGGGACGATCAGTGCTCCCAGAAACACTGCTCCCCATAAAGCCCAGAACGTCAGCGTTTTGGCCGGCCAATGCTTGATGAGCCAGCGGGTTCCCATGGCGATGATGACTAATAAGGAACCGGTGAGCACCAGCGCATAAATCCAGCCGGGGTCCTCGAATTGTCCGGGAGGAATACCCAGGGTTTCGAGCTTGATGTAATGCTTGAGCACCAGCGGGATGCAGAGTGTCACGAGAATCAGCAGCGCGGTGTGAGGCCAGCGCAGAAGCCGCCAGAATCGAGCAAAGCGGCCGTGTGCGGCCAGATCGACGTATTGATTGAACACCTCTCCGATGAGTACCGCCGCTGCTGCGATCGCTGCCAGCATCGCGCCGTTGCGCAGCGGTCCGGGTACCGCCATCAGGAAAAACATGGTCATGATCGCCCATCCCCAGCCGAGGAAAAGCCGCGTGCGCACACCCGTGGATGACGTGCTGAACGGCTGGACGATGGCGCCGATGAGCCAGAGCGTCCAGGGGATAAAAGCGAGAATCATCAGGGCATTTCGCTGGGCGATGACTTCCAGCAGTCGCGGGTAATCCAGCCAGTTGATCGGAACCCATTTCCACCAATCCATAGGCCAGGCGGAAGGATCGCGCCACGAAACGAACATGATCCAGGGGAGTGCCGTCAATGCCGCGATAAGCAGGGCCGCCAGCAGCCCCAGCACGTGATTGGTTCGTCCGGGACAAAGAAGCGTTATGAGTAAAATGGGCAGGGCAGCCGCCGCCAGCGCACCGGGGCCAAGTGACAGCACCGCAAATCCCATGATCAGTCCGCACACCGCCCAGCCGATGCCTTGGCGCGGGATCGAAGGCGTTGGTCGCAGCGGTCGCAACGCCCATAGAGCGGAAGCGATCGCCAGAACGGTCATTGCGCAGAAATAAATCGGCGGGGATGCGAGGCGGGAATAGTAGATGAGCACTGGATTGGTGGCGCAGACCATGCCCGCCACCGCAGCCGTGCGCAACCCGCCTACACTTTGGCCGGCCCAGAAGACCGAGGTGATCGTAATCAAGCCCATCAACACCGAGACAAGCCGCGCGCGAGAGATGAATTGACGAAGGCTGTCATAGTCCGTGTTGAGTTGGTCCAGCAGGACCAGATGAATCCATGTAATGCCTGGCGGTGCCTGGTACCGAGGCAGGCCGTGAAGGTGCGGCACCCACGGATCGAGGGAGTGAGATGAGATGCCGCCGGAATCCCGTGCATTTTCGATTGAGTGCAAAGAGGTCAGGAGCGTGTAGGCCTCGTTGCGGTCAATGACCGCCGGCCGCTGAATATTGAGTACCATCGCGGGTGCCGCCAGACTCAGGCACAGCAGCAGGAGCAGCCATGCGGCCAGTCGGTCCCTGTGTGTGGGTGGCCGTGAGCGTGCGGTGTGCGGCAGCGGTGCGGTGACACTTGGACGGCTGGGAGCAACTCCAGAGACGGCCTGATCCGTCGGAGCGGTGGAGATGGCGGGAGGGTTGTCAGTCTGTTCCGCCACGATGGAAGTTTAATCCGAAAGTCAAAAATTGCGCGGCGGTAAACATCACTCATCGAGCCGTACCGTGCGATCCCGGTCCGTGAGAGGGATGTTTGTGGGCTAAAGCCGCAGCGAGAGTTCGCAAGTCCTGATCAACCCGTTGCTGACGTTCCTGATCGAGGTTTCGATGGCCGAATCGTATTTCGTAAAAAACCTCCGTAAGCGAGATGACCGGGTCAAATCGCGCGGGATTGGTAGTCGCCAGTTGTTTGGCAAAGCTGAACGGACTCTGCCACGCGGGCCGGATGTGGCCGTGATGTTCCAGCAGGTCAAGCATCGTCAGATAAAAACGGAGTTGCCGCACCAGGCCTCGCCTCTGCTTACGGGGCATCGCGGTCAGTTGCAGTGCCACGAGTCGTCGGCGTCGGATGACCGCCATCCGAATCAGGCTCGCAATGCCGACGATGATAAAAAACCCGATCACGATGATGATGACCAGACTCGTCCCATCGAAGCTGAACTGTGAGGTGAAATTACTGACCTGCTTGTAAATCTGGAGCAGCCAGTGCGTCTGGGCACGGGCGACCTCTTCAAATTGTGCCCGTGTATCGGAGATCACACGATCACGCCGGCTCCGGTCGTAAGAAACCACGAAGTTCATCCAGGTGAACTCCAGGTGTTCGTACAACTCGCTGAGCGGACGGAACCAGGAATTTCCGCTGGCGTGCTGCGCCAGAAGTGATGCGGGCGGCGTGGGGTCGAACGAATGCCATCCATGCTCACCCAGATCGATTTCACACCAGGCGTGGGCGTCGCTCTGACGGATGAGATAGTAACCGCCGAGTCGGTTGTATTCCCCGCAGCGGTAACCGGTGACCAGCCGTGTCCGCATGCCCAGTGATCTCGTCATGGCCGCCAGTGCCGAGGCGAACAATTCGCAGTGGCCCTGCCTGCTTTTGAACAGAAACACCGCGATGGGGTCCGTAGTACCCGAACGGGGTGCGGGAGTGAGCGAGTAGGCGTAGTTACTGCGGAGGTAGTTGACGAGGATATTTGCTATCTGCTCATCCTGTGGCTCATAGGAATTGCGGATAGGTCGATCGAGTCCCGCATCACGGATCACCTTGAGTGTCAGGTCACGGATCGCATCCACGTTCGGATGCCAGCCGCTGGCGTAATAGCCGCCTGCGTTGTTTCCCTGCGGCAATTCCACTGCCGTGGTCAACCGTGTCCCCTGCACCGCCTTGTCAGCGTATTCCTGCGGAACGTTCTCACCGACCAGCAGCGGTGAACGGACCACGTAGCTCGTCACCCCCGACGCAATATCAGGATTAGCAAGCTGACAGTCACGCGGATTAAAGAGCACGGATCGGAGTTTTTCGCTGCGGATGTGGATGGGCGGATACAGGGAAAAGAGATGCCTTTGCGTGTTGTTCCGCAGGATGACTCGTGCTTCGAGGATCGAGGCGTTGCTGGGGAATGTCAGCAGGGATCGCCCCTCAGGGGGGAGGTCGATCGCGCTGTCGTAATTCGACATCCTGCCGCGCGACCAGGTGCGTGTGGTTGCGTCGTAATGATCCAGTGCTGCGCCACGGAGCAGCCAGCCGGGTTCGTCGTCGGTGAGCTCTCGACCGTTGAGCGAAAGTGTCAGGTGCATGGCCGGCTCAGAGTTGTTGCCGATGAGTTGACTGCTTCCCAGTTCGATCCGGGAATTGAAACCAACCTGTCGATCGACGGCCGGGGGCAGGAGATATTTATTGAGATTCGCGTTGGATGATCGCGGCGCAATGATGAAGACCAGCAGCCCGACGGCTGTGCAGACAATGCCGATGGTCAACGTCATCAAGCGGAAATGCCAGCGATGACTGCGACCGACCACTGGAGCGGGGCGGTGAATCTTGACCCCGGCGGGAGCACCGGCCTGGATGGCCTCCAGCACCAGGTCGCTGGTGATTTTGAGCTGGAAAAGCAGCACGGAGAAGAGCGCCAGCACGCAATACCCGATCAGCAGCAGTGCGTAGATCATCGATATGCTGATGACGCTGGCGCCGATCATCTGGAGCAGACTCAGTACGAGGATTTCGCCGTACTCGCGGTTGGACTTGCGGCTGTAAAGCAGCAGTACCTGGAGCCACATCGTGAAGTGACCCATCGCGACGATGATGTTGGAGTCCATGAAAATCAGGTCGACCAGCAGCCAGCCGACTGACGCACACGCTCCGAGCATGATCGTCCACTGAGGCAGCGGCCGGCCGGCGGGCCCCTCGACCACGTACCAGCTCAACGCACCAATCGCACCGGCGACCAGCA
Proteins encoded in this region:
- the thiE gene encoding thiamine phosphate synthase: MPNILRILDANSNRAREALRVMEEAARFLLDDAALVDGLKTLRHDLAAALELVPALEANRDTPGDVGTTIKTSREVSRESAADVALAAGKRLSEALRALEEYGKTLGTTAGDFAIRIESIRYRGYDLEQRLNLAMGSGIRKQWKLCVLITEDLCKGHDWLAVAEGAITGGADCLQLREKSLEGSELLTRTKKLVTMARPRGVAVIVNDRPDIALLGEADGVHLGQTDLPCAEARRLVGRRLLIGVSTSNLSQARQALSDGADYCGVGPMFTTITKHKEHIVGPDYLREYAAWGKLPHLAIGGITVERVGELLRAGGQGIAVSSIVCGAIDPAAVTRELLKAMSVA
- a CDS encoding lipid-A-disaccharide synthase N-terminal domain-containing protein, encoding MTVLLISLALVGIALAQNVTTDTATAPAATTLAATEPSAVDPEAATLSFPYEGRNQTIRIERADNDYIIVIETDKGLRKLTPNQFFDLIYSQQKNARKNFLFRLFNITSWLGIFWVTFGLIGQLVFMSRMILQWLASEKKGKSVVPVGFWWGSLIGGVMLLTYFCWRRDIVGILGQSAGSLVYARNLWMIYAGPKTASTPGDGD
- a CDS encoding glycosyltransferase family 2 protein, giving the protein MTEPNLVPAPELSIVVPAHNEEGNVVPLIAEIQQVIIDAGIAAELVIVDDGSKDATMARLVEQAASRSWVRVLHRDKAMGQSAAMYAGIQASRGKYVATLDADLQNDPADLPAMLAKVRSGEADMAQGLRANRQDTIIRKITSWVGRTTRRLMLNDHIRDTGCTTRVVRADIARQFPLMFKGMHRFMPVYASMVGARVIEMPVNHRPRVSGVAKYGIWDRALVGLYDCFVMRWMLKRYRNPVCEVATTQSPGKST
- a CDS encoding DUF3488 domain-containing protein, whose translation is MGLIFLFRRLVYVQVLLGIVAFCMAERNPGLLLVAGAIGALSWYVVEGPAGRPLPQWTIMLGACASVGWLLVDLIFMDSNIIVAMGHFTMWLQVLLLYSRKSNREYGEILVLSLLQMIGASVISISMIYALLLIGYCVLALFSVLLFQLKITSDLVLEAIQAGAPAGVKIHRPAPVVGRSHRWHFRLMTLTIGIVCTAVGLLVFIIAPRSSNANLNKYLLPPAVDRQVGFNSRIELGSSQLIGNNSEPAMHLTLSLNGRELTDDEPGWLLRGAALDHYDATTRTWSRGRMSNYDSAIDLPPEGRSLLTFPSNASILEARVILRNNTQRHLFSLYPPIHIRSEKLRSVLFNPRDCQLANPDIASGVTSYVVRSPLLVGENVPQEYADKAVQGTRLTTAVELPQGNNAGGYYASGWHPNVDAIRDLTLKVIRDAGLDRPIRNSYEPQDEQIANILVNYLRSNYAYSLTPAPRSGTTDPIAVFLFKSRQGHCELFASALAAMTRSLGMRTRLVTGYRCGEYNRLGGYYLIRQSDAHAWCEIDLGEHGWHSFDPTPPASLLAQHASGNSWFRPLSELYEHLEFTWMNFVVSYDRSRRDRVISDTRAQFEEVARAQTHWLLQIYKQVSNFTSQFSFDGTSLVIIIVIGFFIIVGIASLIRMAVIRRRRLVALQLTAMPRKQRRGLVRQLRFYLTMLDLLEHHGHIRPAWQSPFSFAKQLATTNPARFDPVISLTEVFYEIRFGHRNLDQERQQRVDQDLRTLAAALAHKHPSHGPGSHGTAR